A single genomic interval of Arthrobacter sp. NicSoilB8 harbors:
- a CDS encoding D-alanine--D-alanine ligase family protein, translated as MTTEDRTGPSKPRVAVLFGGRSSEHAVSCVTAAGVLGAIDKDKYDVIPIGIAKTGQWVLASGDTNEWSLSASSLPEVAPSAQTVALAEIGGEHQLIVASPNAVPQELGAVDVVFPLLHGPFGEDGTVQGLLELSDTRYVGAGVLASAVGMDKHFMKVVFESAGLHVGPYIAVTDRQWLTDPETVRKRVDQLGFPVFVKPARAGSSMGISKVDSLEGLDAAIEAAREHDPKLVIEAGITGREIECAVLEGRGTDAPRTSMPGEISVAGGGHEFYDFNAKYVDDAAALSCPADLPEEAITRVRELAAVAFDAVGAEGLSRVDFFYTPEGELIINEINTMPGFTPKSMYPQMWKASGLAYAELIDELIHLALHRKTGLR; from the coding sequence ATGACCACAGAAGACCGTACGGGCCCGTCCAAACCCCGCGTGGCGGTGCTGTTCGGCGGCCGCTCCAGCGAGCACGCCGTCAGCTGCGTGACAGCCGCCGGCGTCCTGGGCGCAATCGACAAAGACAAATACGACGTCATCCCGATCGGGATCGCCAAGACCGGACAATGGGTTTTGGCCTCCGGCGACACCAACGAGTGGTCGCTCTCCGCGTCGTCGCTGCCCGAAGTCGCGCCCTCGGCGCAGACCGTGGCCCTGGCTGAGATCGGCGGCGAGCACCAGCTGATCGTCGCCTCCCCGAACGCTGTCCCGCAGGAGCTTGGCGCCGTGGACGTCGTCTTCCCGCTCCTGCACGGGCCCTTCGGCGAGGACGGGACCGTTCAGGGCCTCCTGGAACTGTCGGACACCCGTTACGTGGGCGCCGGCGTGCTGGCGTCCGCCGTCGGCATGGACAAGCACTTCATGAAGGTGGTCTTTGAATCGGCCGGGCTCCACGTGGGACCGTACATCGCCGTGACCGACCGGCAGTGGCTCACTGACCCCGAGACCGTCCGCAAGCGCGTGGACCAGCTCGGCTTCCCCGTGTTCGTCAAGCCGGCCCGGGCCGGCTCCTCCATGGGCATCTCCAAAGTGGACTCGCTCGAGGGCCTGGATGCCGCAATCGAGGCAGCCCGCGAGCACGACCCCAAGCTGGTTATCGAGGCCGGCATCACGGGCCGCGAGATTGAATGCGCCGTGTTGGAAGGCCGGGGGACCGATGCCCCGCGGACGTCCATGCCGGGCGAGATTTCCGTGGCGGGCGGCGGGCACGAGTTCTACGACTTCAACGCGAAATACGTTGACGACGCCGCCGCGCTCAGCTGCCCGGCCGACCTCCCCGAAGAGGCGATCACCCGGGTCCGGGAACTGGCCGCCGTCGCCTTCGACGCCGTCGGAGCCGAGGGACTGAGCCGGGTTGACTTCTTCTACACGCCCGAGGGCGAACTGATCATCAACGAGATCAACACCATGCCGGGGTTTACGCCCAAGAGCATGTACCCGCAGATGTGGAAAGCCTCGGGCCTGGCCTACGCCGAACTGATCGACGAGCTGATCCACCTGGCGCTGCACCGCAAGACCGGCCTGCGCTAA
- a CDS encoding glycosyltransferase family 4 protein → MQDEDLVASTGPKAKGDGLQITLITHSYWPEQSPPQRRWTAMIKEFSHSGWDVDVVTPVAHYPFGRRALPRWMAGRPFRLRHGQFSEKILHVPYLRHGNSRAARLLDQCYSALLSVPAGMMVRKPDVVIVTAPGLPSLAAGYALAKMRRVPLIVEMRDAWPDLARDARLVQGSVKSVVEHVVDFVQHRADLVVTVTEGFAATLRSRGVRNVATVSNGVHLDAIPVVGPPEPERDVFEALYLGNHGESQKLDVAIRASALVGDSMHLHMVGHGTQRPALEKLARELEAPVTFHPPMTGDAMLERYSSADTCIVSLRDDWKSFETTVPSKTYEVLAIGRHITAVVRGEAARIVSDAEAGDIVASDPEQLAALWRELAADRGRLVRNGDSRQWVKANAEYEQLAGRYMELITELLAETRSGR, encoded by the coding sequence ATGCAGGATGAAGACCTGGTGGCGTCGACTGGGCCCAAGGCCAAGGGTGACGGCCTGCAGATCACGCTGATCACGCACTCCTACTGGCCCGAACAGAGTCCGCCACAGCGGCGCTGGACGGCCATGATCAAGGAGTTCTCCCACTCGGGCTGGGATGTCGACGTCGTGACGCCCGTGGCGCACTACCCCTTCGGCCGGCGGGCCCTCCCGCGCTGGATGGCCGGACGGCCGTTCCGGCTGCGCCACGGCCAGTTCAGCGAAAAGATCCTCCACGTCCCCTACCTGCGGCACGGAAACTCCCGCGCCGCACGGCTCCTGGACCAGTGTTATTCGGCCTTGTTGTCAGTCCCCGCCGGCATGATGGTCCGCAAGCCCGACGTCGTCATTGTCACCGCCCCCGGCCTGCCGTCGCTTGCTGCCGGCTACGCCCTGGCCAAAATGCGCCGCGTCCCGCTGATCGTGGAAATGCGCGACGCCTGGCCGGACCTGGCCCGAGACGCCCGCCTGGTCCAGGGCAGCGTCAAGAGCGTTGTGGAACATGTGGTGGACTTCGTCCAGCACCGTGCCGACCTCGTGGTCACGGTGACGGAGGGGTTCGCAGCCACGCTGCGATCACGCGGGGTCCGCAACGTGGCCACCGTCAGCAACGGCGTGCACCTGGACGCCATCCCCGTCGTGGGACCGCCTGAACCGGAGCGTGACGTCTTCGAGGCCCTGTACCTGGGAAACCACGGTGAGAGCCAGAAGCTCGACGTCGCCATCCGCGCGAGTGCCCTCGTGGGGGACTCGATGCACCTGCACATGGTGGGCCACGGGACCCAGAGGCCTGCGCTGGAGAAGCTGGCACGTGAGTTGGAGGCCCCTGTCACGTTCCACCCGCCCATGACCGGGGACGCCATGCTGGAACGATACTCGTCGGCGGACACCTGCATTGTTTCCTTGCGGGATGACTGGAAGTCCTTCGAGACCACCGTCCCGTCGAAGACCTACGAGGTTCTGGCGATCGGCCGGCACATCACCGCGGTGGTGCGAGGCGAGGCGGCGCGAATCGTCTCTGACGCCGAGGCCGGCGACATCGTGGCAAGCGACCCGGAACAGCTCGCCGCATTGTGGCGCGAACTGGCCGCCGACCGCGGCCGGCTGGTCCGCAATGGCGACAGCCGCCAGTGGGTCAAAGCGAACGCCGAGTACGAGCAACTCGCGGGACGCTACATGGAACTCATCACCGAGTTGCTCGCGGAAACCCGCTCCGGCCGATGA
- a CDS encoding IclR family transcriptional regulator produces the protein MDNSSGVGVIDKAAHVLDALEAGPTTLAQLVAATGLARPTVHRLALALVHHRLVSRDIQGRFVLGSRLVELASAAGEDRLIASAGPVLMQLRDATGESAQIFRRQGDWRVCVASAERPIGLRDTIPVGTQLSMKAGSAAQVLLAWEDHDRLLEGLQSARFTPTVLAGVRRRGWGQSLGEREPGVASVSAPVRGPSGRVIAAVSISGPIERLTRQPGRLHAEVVCNAGRVLTEALRKTND, from the coding sequence ATGGACAATTCTAGTGGAGTCGGTGTCATCGATAAAGCGGCCCATGTGCTTGACGCACTTGAGGCCGGCCCAACCACCCTGGCGCAGCTCGTTGCCGCCACGGGACTGGCACGGCCCACCGTGCACCGGCTGGCACTGGCGCTGGTCCATCACCGGCTGGTCAGCCGTGACATCCAGGGCCGCTTTGTGCTTGGCAGCCGCCTCGTGGAGCTTGCCTCCGCAGCAGGCGAGGACCGGCTCATCGCCTCCGCCGGACCGGTGCTGATGCAGCTGCGCGACGCCACCGGCGAAAGCGCCCAGATTTTCCGCCGGCAGGGCGACTGGCGCGTCTGCGTGGCCTCGGCCGAACGACCCATCGGCCTGCGCGACACCATCCCCGTCGGTACCCAGCTGTCCATGAAGGCCGGCTCCGCCGCCCAGGTGCTGCTGGCATGGGAAGACCACGACCGCCTGCTGGAGGGCCTCCAGTCCGCCCGCTTCACCCCCACCGTCCTGGCGGGAGTTCGACGCCGCGGCTGGGGTCAGAGCCTCGGCGAACGCGAGCCTGGTGTCGCCTCCGTTTCGGCACCGGTCCGCGGTCCGTCCGGCCGCGTGATTGCCGCCGTCTCCATTTCCGGCCCGATCGAGCGCCTGACCCGTCAGCCGGGGAGGCTGCACGCCGAGGTGGTCTGTAATGCCGGCCGTGTCCTGACTGAGGCGCTGCGCAAGACCAACGACTAA
- a CDS encoding HAD family hydrolase — translation MDTATGAGNTSGNITLGAGTGVVRGVLFDIDDTLVDLEFSMTSALRDVSEHLLPGLDEAGWEKFGRIFTHETTHFYDRYLAGEITFNEQRLLRGRAALGYFGVELADGEQAHHWVSSYASRQHGYIRAFDDVGPLLDALDAAGIPYGAVSNNVHDYQRVKLDAAGLDRIAVLVGTDTVGVAKPDPAIYLEGVRRIGTGPGQTLYVGDNRLLDAEGSTAAGLLGVWLNRGGEPAPDFRGREVGSLLELLELLA, via the coding sequence ATGGACACCGCGACCGGCGCCGGGAACACGTCCGGCAACATCACACTGGGAGCAGGCACCGGCGTTGTCCGCGGGGTCCTGTTCGACATCGATGACACCCTGGTGGACCTCGAATTCTCCATGACGTCGGCCCTTCGCGACGTCAGCGAGCACCTCCTGCCCGGCCTGGACGAGGCCGGGTGGGAGAAGTTCGGGCGGATCTTCACCCACGAGACCACCCATTTCTACGACCGCTACCTGGCAGGCGAGATCACCTTCAACGAGCAGCGGCTGCTCCGGGGCCGGGCGGCGCTGGGGTACTTCGGCGTCGAACTCGCAGACGGCGAGCAGGCCCACCACTGGGTGAGTTCCTACGCGAGCCGCCAACACGGCTACATCCGGGCATTCGACGACGTCGGCCCGCTGCTCGATGCCCTGGACGCGGCCGGCATTCCGTACGGGGCCGTGAGCAACAACGTCCACGACTACCAGCGTGTGAAGCTGGACGCGGCCGGACTGGACCGGATTGCCGTTCTCGTGGGCACCGACACCGTGGGTGTCGCGAAACCCGACCCGGCCATCTACCTTGAGGGTGTCCGGCGGATCGGCACCGGCCCCGGCCAGACGCTGTACGTCGGGGATAACCGGCTGCTCGACGCGGAAGGCTCGACGGCGGCAGGCCTCCTGGGTGTGTGGCTGAACCGCGGCGGGGAGCCGGCCCCGGACTTCCGCGGACGCGAGGTCGGCTCCCTGCTGGAACTGCTGGAACTGCTGGCGTAG
- a CDS encoding DUF3515 family protein: MLRFSRPVSARLALTLAAAAAGAALTSCAPVVDVTPAKDAANAACAPMMLALPDAIGDAKLRKTNAQATAAWGDPSLVILRCGVNVPGPTTDRCVSVNGVDWVIKEGNPVWTLTTFGREPATEILMDPDKISSATVLADLSAAAQKITATRKCVGQEDLQNLPTSK; encoded by the coding sequence ATGCTCCGTTTCAGCCGCCCTGTTTCCGCGCGCCTTGCCCTGACCCTGGCCGCCGCCGCGGCCGGCGCTGCCTTGACATCCTGCGCCCCCGTTGTCGACGTCACGCCCGCCAAGGACGCCGCGAACGCCGCCTGTGCGCCGATGATGCTGGCCCTTCCCGACGCAATCGGCGACGCCAAGCTGCGCAAGACCAATGCCCAGGCCACGGCGGCCTGGGGAGATCCGTCCCTGGTGATCCTGCGCTGCGGAGTCAACGTTCCCGGCCCCACGACCGATCGCTGCGTGAGCGTCAACGGCGTCGACTGGGTCATCAAGGAAGGAAACCCGGTCTGGACGCTGACCACGTTCGGCCGCGAACCGGCCACGGAGATCCTCATGGATCCGGACAAGATCAGTTCGGCCACCGTGCTGGCAGACCTCTCCGCCGCGGCCCAGAAGATCACGGCGACCCGGAAATGCGTGGGCCAGGAGGACCTGCAGAACCTGCCGACCAGCAAGTAG
- a CDS encoding DUF1697 domain-containing protein, with translation MNSYAVFLRGINVGGINIKMADLKDALKSRPFSNVLTLLASGNVVLASELDTAGVKQEFEACLREAFGYDAWVVVLTAGRVSALVDACPYPPDDASTHTYLTLASDEAALSELYESGSALDGVELTLLGPEAIAWLAPTGGTLESPFSKLSAKAKYKAATTTRNLRTMVKVRDAAAGI, from the coding sequence ATGAACAGCTATGCGGTATTCCTGCGGGGCATCAATGTGGGCGGCATCAACATCAAGATGGCCGATCTGAAGGACGCGCTGAAGTCGCGGCCCTTTTCGAACGTGTTGACCCTGCTCGCCAGCGGCAACGTCGTGCTGGCCAGCGAGTTGGACACTGCCGGGGTCAAACAGGAGTTTGAGGCGTGCCTTCGTGAAGCGTTCGGCTATGACGCGTGGGTGGTGGTCCTGACCGCGGGCCGCGTGTCGGCACTCGTGGACGCCTGCCCCTACCCGCCTGACGACGCCTCGACCCACACCTACCTGACCCTCGCCTCAGATGAGGCCGCGCTCTCGGAACTCTACGAATCCGGCAGCGCCCTGGACGGCGTCGAGCTCACTTTGCTGGGACCGGAAGCCATCGCCTGGCTTGCCCCCACCGGCGGCACCCTGGAAAGCCCCTTCAGCAAACTCTCCGCGAAGGCCAAGTACAAGGCAGCCACCACCACCCGCAACCTTCGCACCATGGTCAAGGTCCGCGACGCCGCCGCGGGGATTTAG
- a CDS encoding lysophospholipid acyltransferase family protein — MKESAKSHATFVAVAGIVRPVMNLLMNKKWEGLEKLPAGGFIAAPNHCTEIDPLVVGHMLYNQKRMPHFLAKAGLFKVPVLGAVLRSTKQIPVERSTAGANRSLQLAKEVVNEGGAIIIYPEGTLTRDPALWPMKGHTGAARMALESGIPVVPIAHWGAQEVLPRYAKRLHVFPRKTSRLVVGDPVDLSAFAGRPLDRATLTEATNVIMDAITGLLAGLRGEQPPAQRWDPAAHNQPTHGRIDPDGTA, encoded by the coding sequence GTGAAGGAATCGGCCAAGAGCCACGCCACGTTTGTGGCGGTCGCCGGCATCGTCCGGCCCGTGATGAACCTGCTGATGAACAAGAAGTGGGAAGGCCTCGAGAAGCTCCCTGCCGGGGGCTTCATCGCCGCACCCAACCACTGCACGGAGATCGACCCCCTGGTGGTGGGGCACATGCTCTACAACCAGAAGCGCATGCCGCACTTCCTGGCCAAAGCCGGCCTCTTCAAGGTCCCGGTGCTCGGTGCCGTGCTGCGTTCCACCAAGCAGATCCCGGTGGAACGCTCGACGGCGGGAGCGAACCGCTCGCTACAGCTCGCCAAGGAAGTCGTGAACGAGGGCGGCGCGATCATCATCTACCCCGAGGGGACCCTGACCCGGGACCCGGCCCTTTGGCCCATGAAGGGGCACACCGGCGCCGCACGCATGGCGCTGGAGAGCGGCATCCCTGTGGTGCCGATCGCCCATTGGGGCGCCCAAGAAGTCCTGCCGCGCTACGCCAAGCGATTGCACGTCTTCCCGCGCAAGACCTCCCGCCTGGTGGTCGGGGATCCCGTAGATCTGAGCGCGTTCGCAGGCCGCCCGCTGGACCGGGCAACATTGACTGAAGCCACAAACGTCATCATGGACGCCATTACCGGACTCCTGGCAGGATTGCGCGGCGAGCAGCCGCCTGCGCAGCGCTGGGACCCGGCGGCGCACAACCAGCCCACGCACGGCCGCATTGACCCGGACGGTACCGCATGA
- the leuC gene encoding 3-isopropylmalate dehydratase large subunit encodes MAKTLAEKVWDAHVVRKGDGEGANAQPDLLFIDLHLVHEVTSPQAFEGLRLAGRKLRRPDLTIATEDHNTPTLDIDKPIADLTSRTQIQTLRNNCQEFGVRLHSLGDAEQGIVHVVGPQLGLTQPGMTVVCGDSHTSTHGAFGALAMGIGTSEVEHVMATQTLSLKPFKTMAINVEGTLRPGVSAKDIILAVIAKIGTGGGQGYVLEYRGSAIRALSMEARMTICNMSIEAGARAGLVAPDQTTYDYMYGRPHAPEGAEWDAAVEYWDTLSTDDGAVFDVEVDLDADTLEPFVTWGTNPGQGVSLSAKVPSPNDFGDENAKAAAERALQYMGLEAGTPMKDIRVDTVFLGSCTNSRMEDLRAAADIIRGRTKDPNIRMLVVPGSARVRLEAEAEGLDKVFKDFGAEWRFAGCSMCLGMNPDQLEVGERCASTSNRNFEGRQGKGGRTHLVSPVVAAATAVRGTLSSPSDLDPAPESVALSTDAA; translated from the coding sequence GTGGCAAAGACACTGGCCGAGAAGGTCTGGGACGCGCACGTGGTGCGCAAGGGGGACGGCGAAGGAGCCAACGCCCAGCCGGACCTCCTCTTCATTGACCTCCACCTGGTGCACGAGGTCACGTCGCCGCAGGCATTTGAAGGCCTGCGCCTCGCCGGCCGCAAGCTGCGCCGGCCGGACCTCACTATCGCCACCGAGGACCACAACACTCCCACGCTGGACATCGACAAGCCAATCGCCGATCTCACCAGCCGGACCCAGATCCAGACGCTCCGCAACAACTGCCAGGAATTCGGCGTCCGCCTGCACTCACTCGGCGACGCCGAGCAAGGGATCGTCCACGTGGTGGGACCGCAGCTGGGCCTCACGCAGCCGGGCATGACGGTGGTCTGCGGCGACTCGCACACCTCGACGCACGGCGCCTTCGGGGCACTCGCCATGGGCATCGGCACCTCCGAGGTGGAGCACGTCATGGCCACCCAGACGCTGTCCCTGAAGCCGTTCAAGACCATGGCCATCAACGTGGAGGGCACGCTGCGCCCCGGCGTGAGCGCCAAGGACATCATCCTGGCCGTCATCGCCAAGATCGGCACCGGCGGCGGGCAGGGCTACGTGCTGGAGTACCGCGGCTCCGCCATCCGGGCGCTGTCCATGGAAGCCCGGATGACCATCTGCAACATGTCCATCGAGGCCGGCGCCCGTGCCGGGCTGGTGGCCCCGGACCAGACCACCTACGACTACATGTACGGCCGCCCGCATGCGCCCGAGGGCGCCGAGTGGGACGCCGCCGTCGAATACTGGGACACGCTGAGCACCGACGACGGCGCGGTGTTCGACGTCGAGGTGGACCTCGACGCCGACACCCTGGAGCCGTTCGTCACGTGGGGAACCAACCCGGGCCAGGGTGTGTCCCTGTCCGCGAAGGTGCCGTCGCCGAATGACTTCGGCGACGAAAACGCCAAGGCCGCCGCCGAACGCGCCCTGCAGTACATGGGTCTCGAAGCCGGCACTCCGATGAAGGACATCCGGGTGGACACTGTGTTCCTGGGCTCCTGCACTAACTCACGGATGGAGGACCTCCGCGCCGCCGCGGACATCATCCGGGGCCGCACCAAGGATCCCAACATCCGGATGCTCGTGGTTCCTGGCTCGGCCCGGGTGCGCCTGGAGGCTGAAGCAGAGGGGCTGGACAAGGTCTTCAAAGACTTCGGAGCCGAATGGCGGTTCGCCGGCTGCTCAATGTGCCTGGGCATGAACCCGGACCAGCTGGAAGTGGGGGAGCGCTGCGCCTCCACGTCAAACCGCAACTTCGAAGGACGCCAGGGCAAGGGCGGCCGCACCCACCTGGTCTCGCCGGTTGTCGCCGCGGCGACGGCGGTACGCGGCACGCTGAGCTCGCCGTCGGATCTGGACCCCGCGCCGGAGTCCGTGGCGCTCAGCACCGACGCCGCGTAG
- the leuD gene encoding 3-isopropylmalate dehydratase small subunit, with protein sequence MEKFTTHTGIGVPLRQSNVDTDQIIPAVYLKRITRTGFEDALFAAWRKDPSFILNQAPFNAGSVLVAGPDFGTGSSREHAVWALKDYGFKTVLSSRFADIFRGNSGKQGLLAAEVAQDDIELIWKELENAPGTEVTVDLVSKTVQCGNIVAPFEIDDYTRWRLLEGLDDIGLTLQHEEDITAYEATRPSFKPKTLPARLS encoded by the coding sequence ATGGAAAAGTTCACCACCCACACCGGAATTGGTGTCCCGCTGCGCCAGAGCAACGTCGACACCGACCAGATCATCCCCGCCGTGTACCTCAAGCGCATCACCCGCACCGGCTTTGAGGACGCTCTCTTCGCCGCGTGGCGCAAGGACCCGTCCTTCATCCTGAACCAGGCGCCGTTCAACGCAGGATCCGTCCTGGTAGCCGGGCCCGACTTCGGCACCGGCTCGTCCCGCGAACACGCCGTCTGGGCGCTGAAGGACTACGGCTTCAAGACCGTGCTGTCCTCCCGCTTCGCCGATATCTTCCGCGGCAACTCCGGCAAGCAGGGCCTGCTCGCCGCAGAAGTCGCCCAGGATGACATCGAGCTCATCTGGAAGGAGCTCGAGAACGCCCCCGGCACCGAGGTCACGGTGGACCTTGTCTCCAAGACCGTGCAGTGCGGGAACATTGTGGCGCCGTTCGAGATCGACGACTACACACGCTGGCGCCTCCTGGAAGGCCTCGACGACATCGGCCTGACTCTCCAGCACGAAGAAGACATCACTGCGTACGAGGCTACCCGGCCCTCCTTCAAGCCCAAGACGCTGCCTGCCCGGTTGTCCTGA
- a CDS encoding NAD(P)H-dependent glycerol-3-phosphate dehydrogenase, which translates to MTPESVTADHGTPTFRGSDSATTVAVLGAGSWGTTFAKVVADAATASGVERNIRLWGRRPEVVDQINTQHRNEQYLKGITLPSGITASKDVAEVLSGAELVILAVPAQTLRPQLQAWKEHLAPDAVVVSLMKGLELHTDARMSEVICAELDLPANRVAVVSGPNLAMEIAREEPTASVVACTDPVTAGWIARSCTAPYFRPYTTTDVIGVEIGGIVKNVIALAVGICEGKQMGDNTKASVITRGLAETSRLTLALGGEARTMAGLAGLGDLVATCSSPLSRNHTAGRLLGKGLTLDQVTAEMKQTAEGIKSSQAVHELAGKLGVDMPITAAVVAVLAGKLSVDELGPLLLSRDLKPEGDY; encoded by the coding sequence ATGACCCCGGAGTCAGTGACGGCGGATCACGGGACTCCGACCTTCCGCGGATCTGATTCCGCCACCACCGTGGCCGTCCTGGGAGCGGGCTCCTGGGGTACGACATTCGCCAAGGTCGTCGCCGACGCGGCCACGGCCTCCGGCGTCGAACGAAACATCCGCCTCTGGGGCCGTCGTCCGGAAGTCGTGGACCAGATCAATACCCAGCATCGCAATGAGCAGTACCTGAAGGGCATCACGCTGCCGTCCGGCATTACCGCATCCAAGGACGTCGCCGAGGTCCTGTCCGGCGCGGAGCTGGTCATCCTGGCTGTTCCGGCGCAGACCCTGCGGCCGCAACTGCAGGCCTGGAAGGAGCACCTGGCGCCGGACGCTGTCGTGGTTTCCCTGATGAAGGGCCTCGAGCTCCACACCGATGCCCGCATGAGCGAGGTCATCTGCGCGGAGCTGGACCTGCCCGCCAACCGGGTAGCCGTGGTGTCCGGACCGAACCTCGCCATGGAGATCGCGCGGGAAGAGCCCACGGCATCCGTCGTGGCCTGCACGGATCCGGTCACGGCAGGCTGGATCGCCCGGAGCTGCACCGCGCCGTACTTCCGCCCGTACACCACCACGGACGTGATCGGGGTCGAAATCGGCGGGATCGTCAAGAACGTCATCGCCCTGGCTGTGGGCATCTGCGAGGGCAAACAGATGGGGGACAACACCAAGGCCTCGGTGATCACCCGCGGCCTGGCGGAGACCTCCCGGCTGACGCTCGCCCTGGGCGGCGAGGCCCGCACCATGGCGGGGCTCGCCGGCCTGGGCGACCTTGTGGCCACGTGCTCCTCTCCGCTGTCCCGAAACCACACCGCCGGCAGGCTGCTCGGCAAGGGACTGACCCTTGATCAGGTCACCGCCGAAATGAAACAAACGGCTGAAGGCATCAAGTCCAGCCAGGCGGTCCACGAACTTGCCGGGAAGCTCGGCGTCGACATGCCGATCACGGCGGCCGTCGTTGCCGTCCTGGCCGGAAAACTGTCCGTAGACGAACTGGGCCCGCTGCTGCTGTCCCGGGACCTGAAACCCGAAGGCGATTACTGA
- the murA gene encoding UDP-N-acetylglucosamine 1-carboxyvinyltransferase: MSSVLTIRGGVPLTGRVTVRGAKNLVPKAMVAALLGNEPSVLRNVPEIKDVEVVTSLLQLHGVRVDKDPVTGDLTLDPKDAKTASSTAIDAHAGDSRIPILLCGPLIHAIGEAFIPDLGGCKIGDRPIDYHLNVLRQFGAVVEKRPGGIHISAPNGLKGAKIALPYPSVGATEQVLLSATRAEGITELSGAATEPEIVDLIAVLQKMGAIISVQTDRTIRIEGVRDLGGYNHRALSDRNESASWASAALVTRGDIYVEGATQRDMMTFLNTYRKVGGGMDIGDDGIRFYHRGGKLNPLVLETDVHPGFMTDWQQPLIVALTQAEGVSIVHETVYENRFGFTDALIRMGANIQVHRECLGSVPCRFGQRNFLHSAVISGPAQLKGTDIDVPDLRGGFSHLIAALAATGTSRVTGIDIINRGYERFTEKLAGLGADFDITSAK; this comes from the coding sequence ATGAGTAGTGTTCTGACAATCCGCGGAGGCGTCCCGCTAACTGGCCGTGTCACCGTTCGCGGGGCCAAGAATCTTGTCCCCAAGGCCATGGTTGCCGCCCTTCTGGGCAATGAACCCTCGGTGTTGCGCAACGTGCCTGAAATCAAGGACGTCGAGGTTGTCACGAGCCTGCTTCAACTCCACGGCGTCCGGGTAGACAAGGATCCCGTGACCGGTGATCTGACCCTTGACCCGAAGGATGCCAAGACCGCCTCCAGCACCGCCATCGACGCCCACGCCGGCGATTCGCGCATCCCGATCCTGCTGTGCGGACCCCTGATCCACGCCATCGGCGAGGCCTTCATCCCGGACCTGGGCGGCTGCAAGATCGGTGACCGTCCGATCGACTACCACTTGAATGTCCTGCGCCAGTTCGGTGCCGTTGTCGAAAAACGCCCCGGCGGCATCCACATCTCCGCGCCCAACGGGCTCAAAGGCGCCAAGATTGCGCTGCCCTACCCGTCCGTCGGCGCCACCGAGCAGGTCCTGCTGAGCGCCACGCGCGCCGAAGGCATCACCGAACTCTCCGGCGCGGCCACCGAACCGGAAATCGTGGACCTCATCGCGGTGCTGCAGAAGATGGGTGCGATCATCAGCGTCCAGACTGACCGCACCATCCGGATCGAAGGCGTCCGGGACCTCGGCGGGTACAACCACCGGGCCCTCTCTGACCGTAATGAATCGGCCTCCTGGGCTTCCGCGGCCCTCGTCACCCGCGGCGACATCTACGTTGAAGGTGCCACGCAGCGGGACATGATGACGTTCCTGAACACCTACCGCAAGGTCGGCGGCGGAATGGACATCGGCGACGACGGCATCCGTTTCTACCACCGCGGCGGCAAGCTCAACCCGCTGGTCCTCGAAACGGACGTTCACCCAGGCTTCATGACGGACTGGCAGCAGCCCCTCATCGTCGCCCTGACCCAGGCCGAGGGCGTCTCGATCGTCCACGAGACCGTGTACGAGAACCGGTTCGGCTTCACCGATGCGCTGATCCGCATGGGCGCCAATATCCAGGTCCACCGCGAGTGCCTCGGCAGCGTGCCGTGCCGCTTCGGCCAGCGCAACTTCCTGCACTCGGCCGTGATCTCCGGACCGGCGCAGCTCAAGGGCACCGACATCGACGTCCCGGACCTGCGCGGCGGGTTCAGCCACCTGATCGCCGCCCTGGCGGCGACGGGCACGTCCCGCGTCACAGGAATCGACATCATCAACCGCGGCTACGAGCGCTTCACCGAGAAGCTCGCGGGCCTCGGCGCCGATTTCGACATCACGTCGGCCAAGTAG